A DNA window from Arachis hypogaea cultivar Tifrunner chromosome 18, arahy.Tifrunner.gnm2.J5K5, whole genome shotgun sequence contains the following coding sequences:
- the LOC112769939 gene encoding cytochrome P450 76C4-like, with protein sequence MDLVQSIGEIDEYKDMVGNLARAIATPNLGDVFPFLTIFDLHGIRWSSRTYIPMLFNIFNDHIDKRLKLREEENYVAKSSNKDVFEALLNISQEKGQKMDTEKIKHLFLDLIIAGIDTSSYVVERAMTELLHNPNIMSKAKMELEQTIGIGNPLQESQIENLPYLEAIIKETLRKYPPAPFLLPRKAKENVEIHGYIIPKGAQVIINEWGIGRNPNIWDDPNLFSPKRFLGSNIDYVKGHDCNFTPFGGGRRICPGMKLATKMLHLMLGSMVNSFNWRLENDMKPEDMDLDQQLRAIAVRIN encoded by the exons ATGGATCTTGTTCAATCTATCGGTGAAATTGATGAGTACAAGGACATGGTGGGGAATTTGGCTAGAGCaattgcaacaccaaacttgggaGATGTTTTTCCATTTTTGACGATATTTGACCTACATGGCATAAGGTGGTCTTCAAGAACTTACATTCCCATgctgtttaatatttttaatgaccATATTGATAAAAGGTTGAAGCTAAGAGAAGAGGAGAATTATGTTGCAAAGTCATCAAACAAGGATGTGTTCGAGGCACTCCTGAACATTTCTCAAGAGAAAGGTCAGAAAATGGACACAGAAAAGATCAAACATTTGTTCTTG GATCTAATTATTGCTGGAATTGATACGAGTTCATATGTAGTGGAACGAGCAATGACTGAACTACTTCACAACCCAAATATAATGTCAAAAGCCAAGATGGAGCTAGAGCAAACAATTGGAATAGGTAACCCTCTTCAAGAATCACAAATTGAAAATCTTCCATACTTAGAAGCAATAATAAAAGAGACGTTACGTAAGTACCCACCAGCGCCATTTTTGTTGCCTAGAAAAGCCAAAGAAAATGTTGAAATTCATGGCTACATAATTCCAAAGGGTGCACAAGTTATAATCAATGAATGGGGCATTGGTAGAAACCCTAACATATGGGATGATCCAAATTTATTTTCGCCAAAGAGATTCTTGGGGTCAAACATCGATTATGTCAAAGGGCATGATTGTAATTTCACACCATTTGGTGGTGGGAGAAGGATTTGCCCTGGAATGAAACTTGCTACAAAGATGTTGCATCTTATGTTGGGATCAATGGTCAACTCTTTTAATTGGAGACTTGAAAATGATATGAAGCCTGAGGATATGGACTTGGATCAACAACTACGAGCAATTGCAGTtagaataaattaa
- the LOC140181358 gene encoding uncharacterized protein codes for MEIWVIDTILTEITLYFSTFDDFVFFKSLQNQSLVQSAKETHTKKQINPFLRLVDDHKLQVFSTACDGSTIAYESKEDDYRASNLLPELMTLTQKIQEFFVSEIIQYLEVLEEANNAKSEPTTPL; via the exons ATGGAAATTTG GGTCATTGATACTATCTTGACGGAGATCACTCTTTACTTTAGCACTTTCGATGATTTTGTTTTCTTCAAAAGCCTACAAAATCAATCTCTTGTTCAGAGTGCCAAGGAAACACATACAAAAAAACAG ATTAATCCCTTCCTTCGTTTAGTTGATGATCATAAGCTGCAAGTTTTCAGCACTGCATGTGATGGTTCGACCATTGCCTATGAATCGAAAGAAGATGATTACAGGGCCTCAAATTTGCTTCCAGAGTTAATGACTCTTACACAGAAAATACAGGAATTCTTTGTTTCTGAAATCATCCAGTACCTGGAAGTGTTGGAAGAg GCTAATAATGCTAAAAGCGAGCCTACTACCCCCCTTTGA